The following proteins are co-located in the Seriola aureovittata isolate HTS-2021-v1 ecotype China chromosome 7, ASM2101889v1, whole genome shotgun sequence genome:
- the LOC130172132 gene encoding saoe class I histocompatibility antigen, A alpha chain-like codes for MFWRKDGEDLHEDVDQGEILPNHDGTFQMSVDLSSAKPEDWRRYDCVFQLSGVEDDIVTKLDKAVIRTNEEKPSNTTVPIITVVSVLTLILIAVTGFMVYKEKKGIDAQDYVAVLCCDPGLKADWFRCHSWIGG; via the exons ATGTTctggaggaaagatggagaggatcTTCATGAGGACGTGGACCAAGGAGAGATCCTCCCCAACCATGATGGAACCTTCCAGATGAGTGTTGACCTTTCATCAGCCAAACCTGAAGACTGGAGGAGGTAcgactgtgtgtttcagctctctGGTGTTGAGGACGACATCGTCACCAAACTGGACAAAGCGGTGATCAGGACCAACGAAG AGAAGCCCAGTAACACGACTGTCCCCATCATAACTGTGGTGTCTGTTCTCACTCTCATCCTGATCGCTGTCACTGGATTCATGGTttataaagagaagaaag GAATAGACGCGCAGGACTATGTGGCCGTCCTCTGCTGTGATCCTGGTTTGAAAGCGGACTGGTTTCGTTGTCACTCCTGGATCGGGGGCTGA
- the LOC130172729 gene encoding uncharacterized protein LOC130172729 isoform X2: protein MSTDRPKRNIIKKKYDISDGMPWCEERLVRKVLFLSLREFRDTHRATHKHSHIHTRAHKRTSKNTLLHAPRKVQTLPNTHTQKNTRTRQSAHTSQQRVTHRPPNTHTQKNTHSSQNMHISEHTHRHEHTNKGQKNNLSQDSHAPKTKCNYTLQSTHTQSKTCTGKMTHNAQQTDTQENTHTLQKNSVSTRTLRSHKTHNTGSLPNSKHTQTEKHTHSAQRRHSVKNTCTAEHRQTLLRTPAPARTLRSHTPTSLSGSLVNGISRCQSLLSASPSWSWPLQTRSPQRRPASIHRDKDDPASKRPRLQAQRKFAQSPPSSPGPPVLVTSARSNHSHNLAVVTCLTRRRPKTEDFLSFLCLRGSAALPSNMAFLASGREKEPGDTQHLTSCLSTNHRTAADGKNMSIFSRTVQRDSRPLRGRPGGSAAVGSFCPLTARAQGRRDREGREEEQQRRRRERMEEDKREGAERHLLRPRQLSLQVAMVTGLAQQRTSCVRSVPTLKPSAGVGSRRSPRPCTRPSNTCKPRGHPQSRPQETNNKHLSRHSNHQLPRKKHLPLHHRTVSNYYSNPKTFSGLQNSGRNSGRTPAQIPLTNGSVIRHLSENPGVLRLSRRRRGLPPDTSPAPLNRGTLDNNSSKKCRALQYNNADVSLESHCHIGEILQEEANADKEVREEYVSHMDKTTGSHNEEVRQDRCGHVGETRLERGSCISEDLQDQVNVGKLSLTSLTALEPSQETVDFTNVISNYNLSPVSEVICRHVREKRLQRNQPNSSTTPKPISRPTESRTVARTATARTTVTKAAINSVTSTDVYTDPPGICSAKHTAKGTNKGTSKDVTKCTSPASSYSTHNSKGAAKDSCNGTTEDSIKDSTPVSSYSSTSKGSTKGLTQTKSTTSAIKTRTSPRILLKR from the exons ATGAGTACAGACAGACCCAAACGGAACATCATCAAGAAGAAATAT GACATCAGTGACGGGATGCCGTGGTGTGAGGAACGTTTGGTTCGCAAAGTTCTGTTCCTCTCCCTCAGGGAATTCAGAGACACACACCgtgccacacacaaacactcacacatacacacacgcgcacacaaacGCACGTCGAAGAACACACTCCTACATGCTCCACGAAAGGTGCAGACGctacctaacacacacacacagaagaacacACGCACGAGACAGAGTGCCCACACGTCACAGCAGAGAGTCACACACAGAccaccgaacacacacacacagaaaaacacacacagttcacagaATATGCACAtttcagaacacacacaccgTCATGAACACACCAACAAAgggcaaaaaaacaacttgtctCAGGACTCACACGCACCAAAAACTAAATGTAACTACACActgcagagcacacacacacagtcaaaaacGTGTACAGGGAAAATGACACACAACgcacagcaaacagacacacaagaaaacacacacacactccagaaGAACTCTGTATCCACCAGGACACTACgctcacataaaacacacaacacagggtCGCTGCCGaactccaaacacacacaaactgagaaacacacacacagtgctcaGCGCAGACACTCAGTGAAAAACACCTGCACAGCCGAACACAGACAGACGCTGCTGAGAACGCCGGCCCCGGCCCGGACTCTGAGGTCACACACTCCCACGAGCCTCAGCG GCTCCCTGGTTAATGGCATCAGCCGGTGTCAGTCCCTCCTGTCAGCGAGTCCGAGCTGGAGCTGGCCCTTACAGACTCGCTCCCCACAGCGCCGCCCTGCCAGCATTCACCGGGACAAGGACGACCCTGCCAGCAAGAG accACGGCTGCAAGCACAGAGGAAGTTTGCCCAGTCCCCTCCCAGCTCTCCAGGACCACCAGTGTTGGTGACGTCGGCACGGAGTAACCACAGCCACAACCTGGCCGTGGTCACCTGTCTGACCAGACGTCGACCCAAGACTGAGGACTTCTTGTCATTTCTCTGTTTGAGAG GTTCGGCAGCATTGCCTAGCAACATGGCATTCTTAGCAAGTGGACGAGAGAAGGAGCCAGGTGACACTCAGCatcttacttcctgtctttccaCCAATCACAGGACTGCAGCTGATGGGAAGAATATGAGCATATTCAGTAGAACAG TGCAGCGGGACTCTCGGCCTCTGAGAGGGAGGCCTGGAGGCTCTGCAGCAGTCGGCTCTTTCTGCCCTCTAACTGCCAGGGCTCAGGgcaggagggacagagaggggagagaggaggagcagcagaggaggaggagagagaggatggaggaggacaaGAGGGAGGGAGCTGAGAGACACCTCCTGAGACCTCGCCAGCTCTCCCTACAG gttgccatggtgactgGACTTGCTCAACAAAGAACCTCCTGTGTCAGGTCAGTCCCTACCTTAAAGCCGAGTGCAGGGGTTGGCAGCAGACGATCCCCCAGGCCCTGCACAAGGCCGAGCAATACCTGTAAACCAAGAGGCCACCCCCAAAGCAGACCCCAggaaaccaacaacaaacacctCTCCCGGCATAGCAACCACCAGCTGCCTCGCAAAAAGCACCTTCCTCTCCACCACCGAACAGTCTCGAACTACTATAGCAACCCCAAGACCTTCAGTGGTCTCCAGAACTCAGGGAGAAATTCGGGCAGGACTCCAGCTCAGATACCATTGACTAATGGCTCAGTCATCAGACACCTAAGTGAGAACCCTGGGGTCCTGAGGTTGTCCAGAAGGAGGAGAGGCCTCCCACCAGACACCAGCCCAGCCCCTCTGAACCGGGGTACTTTGGACAACAACTCATCAAAGAAGTGCAGAGCACTGCAGTACAACAATGCTGATGTCTCACTGGAGAGTCACTGCCATATTGGTGAGATCCTACAGGAGGAGGCCAATGCTGACAAAGAGGTTAGAGAGGAGTACGTGAGCCATATGGATAAAACCACAGGAAGCCACAATGAAGAAGTTAGACAAGACAGATGTGGCCATGTTGGAGAGACGAGACTTGAGAGGGGCAGTTGTATCAGTGAAGACCTACAGGACCAGGTAAATGTTGGAAAGTTGAGTTTGACGAGCCTCACTGCTCTGGAGCCCTCTCAAGAAACGGTCGACTTCACCAATGTCATCTCAAACTACAACCTCAGCCCCGTCAGCGAGGTCATATGCAGACAcgtgagagagaaaaggctcCAGAGAAATCAGCCCAATTCATCCACAACCCCCAAGCCAATCAGCAGACCTACTGAATCCAGGACTGTTGCCAGAACTGCTACTGCGAGGACTACTGTAACTAAAGCTGCTATCAACTCAGTGACATCTACAGACGTATACACTGACCCACCAGGCATTTGCTCTGCCAAGCACACTGCTAAGGGAACTAACAAAGGCACGAGCAAGGACGTTACCAAGTGTACTTCACCAGCCAGCAGTTACTCTACCCATAATTCCAAAGGTGCTGCAAAGGACTCTTGCAATGGTACCACAGAGGACTCCATTAAGGACAGTACACCTGTCAGTAGCTATTCTAGCACTTCCAAGGGCTCGACGAAGGGCCTTACCCAGACAAAGTCTACTACCTCAGCTATTAAGACCAGGACCAGCCCTCGAATCCTTCTGAAGCGCTAA
- the LOC130172729 gene encoding uncharacterized protein LOC130172729 isoform X1 — protein sequence MSTDRPKRNIIKKKYDISDGMPWCEERLVRKVLFLSLREFRDTHRATHKHSHIHTRAHKRTSKNTLLHAPRKVQTLPNTHTQKNTRTRQSAHTSQQRVTHRPPNTHTQKNTHSSQNMHISEHTHRHEHTNKGQKNNLSQDSHAPKTKCNYTLQSTHTQSKTCTGKMTHNAQQTDTQENTHTLQKNSVSTRTLRSHKTHNTGSLPNSKHTQTEKHTHSAQRRHSVKNTCTAEHRQTLLRTPAPARTLRSHTPTSLSGSLVNGISRCQSLLSASPSWSWPLQTRSPQRRPASIHRDKDDPASKRPRLQAQRKFAQSPPSSPGPPVLVTSARSNHSHNLAVVTCLTRRRPKTEDFLSFLCLRGSAALPSNMAFLASGREKEPGDTQHLTSCLSTNHRTAADGKNMSIFSRTVQRDSRPLRGRPGGSAAVGSFCPLTARAQGRRDREGREEEQQRRRRERMEEDKREGAERHLLRPRQLSLQVRRTNKVAMVTGLAQQRTSCVRSVPTLKPSAGVGSRRSPRPCTRPSNTCKPRGHPQSRPQETNNKHLSRHSNHQLPRKKHLPLHHRTVSNYYSNPKTFSGLQNSGRNSGRTPAQIPLTNGSVIRHLSENPGVLRLSRRRRGLPPDTSPAPLNRGTLDNNSSKKCRALQYNNADVSLESHCHIGEILQEEANADKEVREEYVSHMDKTTGSHNEEVRQDRCGHVGETRLERGSCISEDLQDQVNVGKLSLTSLTALEPSQETVDFTNVISNYNLSPVSEVICRHVREKRLQRNQPNSSTTPKPISRPTESRTVARTATARTTVTKAAINSVTSTDVYTDPPGICSAKHTAKGTNKGTSKDVTKCTSPASSYSTHNSKGAAKDSCNGTTEDSIKDSTPVSSYSSTSKGSTKGLTQTKSTTSAIKTRTSPRILLKR from the exons ATGAGTACAGACAGACCCAAACGGAACATCATCAAGAAGAAATAT GACATCAGTGACGGGATGCCGTGGTGTGAGGAACGTTTGGTTCGCAAAGTTCTGTTCCTCTCCCTCAGGGAATTCAGAGACACACACCgtgccacacacaaacactcacacatacacacacgcgcacacaaacGCACGTCGAAGAACACACTCCTACATGCTCCACGAAAGGTGCAGACGctacctaacacacacacacagaagaacacACGCACGAGACAGAGTGCCCACACGTCACAGCAGAGAGTCACACACAGAccaccgaacacacacacacagaaaaacacacacagttcacagaATATGCACAtttcagaacacacacaccgTCATGAACACACCAACAAAgggcaaaaaaacaacttgtctCAGGACTCACACGCACCAAAAACTAAATGTAACTACACActgcagagcacacacacacagtcaaaaacGTGTACAGGGAAAATGACACACAACgcacagcaaacagacacacaagaaaacacacacacactccagaaGAACTCTGTATCCACCAGGACACTACgctcacataaaacacacaacacagggtCGCTGCCGaactccaaacacacacaaactgagaaacacacacacagtgctcaGCGCAGACACTCAGTGAAAAACACCTGCACAGCCGAACACAGACAGACGCTGCTGAGAACGCCGGCCCCGGCCCGGACTCTGAGGTCACACACTCCCACGAGCCTCAGCG GCTCCCTGGTTAATGGCATCAGCCGGTGTCAGTCCCTCCTGTCAGCGAGTCCGAGCTGGAGCTGGCCCTTACAGACTCGCTCCCCACAGCGCCGCCCTGCCAGCATTCACCGGGACAAGGACGACCCTGCCAGCAAGAG accACGGCTGCAAGCACAGAGGAAGTTTGCCCAGTCCCCTCCCAGCTCTCCAGGACCACCAGTGTTGGTGACGTCGGCACGGAGTAACCACAGCCACAACCTGGCCGTGGTCACCTGTCTGACCAGACGTCGACCCAAGACTGAGGACTTCTTGTCATTTCTCTGTTTGAGAG GTTCGGCAGCATTGCCTAGCAACATGGCATTCTTAGCAAGTGGACGAGAGAAGGAGCCAGGTGACACTCAGCatcttacttcctgtctttccaCCAATCACAGGACTGCAGCTGATGGGAAGAATATGAGCATATTCAGTAGAACAG TGCAGCGGGACTCTCGGCCTCTGAGAGGGAGGCCTGGAGGCTCTGCAGCAGTCGGCTCTTTCTGCCCTCTAACTGCCAGGGCTCAGGgcaggagggacagagaggggagagaggaggagcagcagaggaggaggagagagaggatggaggaggacaaGAGGGAGGGAGCTGAGAGACACCTCCTGAGACCTCGCCAGCTCTCCCTACAGGTCAGGAGGACTAACAAG gttgccatggtgactgGACTTGCTCAACAAAGAACCTCCTGTGTCAGGTCAGTCCCTACCTTAAAGCCGAGTGCAGGGGTTGGCAGCAGACGATCCCCCAGGCCCTGCACAAGGCCGAGCAATACCTGTAAACCAAGAGGCCACCCCCAAAGCAGACCCCAggaaaccaacaacaaacacctCTCCCGGCATAGCAACCACCAGCTGCCTCGCAAAAAGCACCTTCCTCTCCACCACCGAACAGTCTCGAACTACTATAGCAACCCCAAGACCTTCAGTGGTCTCCAGAACTCAGGGAGAAATTCGGGCAGGACTCCAGCTCAGATACCATTGACTAATGGCTCAGTCATCAGACACCTAAGTGAGAACCCTGGGGTCCTGAGGTTGTCCAGAAGGAGGAGAGGCCTCCCACCAGACACCAGCCCAGCCCCTCTGAACCGGGGTACTTTGGACAACAACTCATCAAAGAAGTGCAGAGCACTGCAGTACAACAATGCTGATGTCTCACTGGAGAGTCACTGCCATATTGGTGAGATCCTACAGGAGGAGGCCAATGCTGACAAAGAGGTTAGAGAGGAGTACGTGAGCCATATGGATAAAACCACAGGAAGCCACAATGAAGAAGTTAGACAAGACAGATGTGGCCATGTTGGAGAGACGAGACTTGAGAGGGGCAGTTGTATCAGTGAAGACCTACAGGACCAGGTAAATGTTGGAAAGTTGAGTTTGACGAGCCTCACTGCTCTGGAGCCCTCTCAAGAAACGGTCGACTTCACCAATGTCATCTCAAACTACAACCTCAGCCCCGTCAGCGAGGTCATATGCAGACAcgtgagagagaaaaggctcCAGAGAAATCAGCCCAATTCATCCACAACCCCCAAGCCAATCAGCAGACCTACTGAATCCAGGACTGTTGCCAGAACTGCTACTGCGAGGACTACTGTAACTAAAGCTGCTATCAACTCAGTGACATCTACAGACGTATACACTGACCCACCAGGCATTTGCTCTGCCAAGCACACTGCTAAGGGAACTAACAAAGGCACGAGCAAGGACGTTACCAAGTGTACTTCACCAGCCAGCAGTTACTCTACCCATAATTCCAAAGGTGCTGCAAAGGACTCTTGCAATGGTACCACAGAGGACTCCATTAAGGACAGTACACCTGTCAGTAGCTATTCTAGCACTTCCAAGGGCTCGACGAAGGGCCTTACCCAGACAAAGTCTACTACCTCAGCTATTAAGACCAGGACCAGCCCTCGAATCCTTCTGAAGCGCTAA